The segment TTTACCTCCACCTTTTTCCCTACCTTATAAATAACCTAAGCACATACAACTGTCAACGAGTATAATTATCATTAAGCTCTCATGAACGAGAATAACCCCATTCAGTCAGTATATATGTCAATAAGACCATACTACAAATGTATACATTAAAACAAAAAAAACAACCATGGATGTCGGAAAAAATGACCCTATCTGCGTTATCTAGCAATTATTCTGCCAAACAAAAAATCCCGGAGAAATTAACCCTCCGGGATTTTATAATCATTTGACCAGCTCAGCTGCTTAGACCTGAAATTCTCCGGATCTATATATTAGCACCTCACTGCCGTCTTTGAGAGTGGCATAAACGCTCTTATCCTGAGTATTTACCAGATCCCAGTGCAGAGCGGAAGTATTGTAACCGAGTTCTTCTTTCAGCGTCTCATTCAGCTCGGCCTGATCTCCGGCGTAGGTGTCTGCATAAGAAGAGCCGACGGCAACATGGCAGTTGCCGAATTCTCCACCGTAGTTTTCATCATAAAGAGTATTCGCCATGAACTTGTCAATTCTGGAGAAACGCCGATCAGTCAAAGAAAACTCCCCAAGTTTGGAAGCGCCTTCGTCCATTGCCAACTGTTTTTTGACGAACTCTTCACCTTCCTTAGCTGTAATTTCCCTGGCAACGCCATTTTCGAAGACGATACGCACTCCTTCGACATAGTTACCGGAACGGTAGGAAGGCTGGTCCGCATAGTAAACACCAGAAGTTCCACGCCAATCAGGGGAAATAAACAGCTCGAAACTGGGAATATTATGCCCTGAAACGCCGATCCACTGACGGAGATCACCGTGTTTCACGGTCAAATCCATATCCTTGGAAACGACGCGGTAGGATTCAATATCCAGACTATTCAACCAGTCTTTAACTTCGGAAGCCTTATCGAAGACGCCCTTCCAGCAGGCGGCAGGATCTTCTTCATCAAGATAGCAGGCTTTTACGACCTGCGCGGTAAACTCTTCCAAAGAAAGTCCGGCAGACTGTGCAAGCGCCTTTGTGGGATAGGAGCAAAGTGTCCAGCCCAGCTCACCGCCCTGCTCACGTTTTTCCATAATATCGCGCAGAAATTTACGGGCCACCGCACACTTGCCCATGCGGGAAGGATCGACACCGGCCAGATGGGTGAGGGAAGAAGGGGCCAGCAATACGATAAGACCGTTCAACCCTTTGGTGAATTCTTCTTCACCGGGAGCAATGTATCTCAGTTGATCGTCATTGCCGTCACCGTAAAAACTCTTTTCCATTTCCGGAGTCAGGGTCATCCTCGGGACAGGATTCAACCCTTCAGCAATAAGACGTTTAAACACGGCTTCTGCGAGAGGCAGTGCTTCCGCTTCATACCGGACCATTATCAGGTCGCCTTTCTCATAAGGCTTGGTGCGGGCAGTAGTAAGCCCCCACCACAGGGCTTCAACATATTTATCAAGCTGTTCTTTTGTCAGCATAAGAAACTCCTTTGGTCAGCACATTTTTTTTCGTTAAAATCAGTCATTAATTCAATGTCAGGCTAATGTCATCACTAATGGAATATTAAATGTTATCATGAATTGAAAATCATAATCTTTGCTTGAAAATCATAATCTATATAATTAGGATGTTTCTTGTACTTTTTAGTACTTGGCTTCTTGACATGAGGATGGCTTGTGGATATCCACTTTTCAATAGCCCTGAGTCGGGGTCAATGCCGGTAACATCCGGTCAAATCCTAATTGTTAAAGACTGCGTAGCCTGTCGGCTTTTGTACGCAGGCTACCAGAGGCTAAAAAAATCAATCTTTTTGGAGGGTAACTCTATGAGCTACGTTATCACAATTGATACTGACAAGTGTAACGGCGACGGCGAATGCGTTGATGTATGTCCTACCGAAGTTTACGAACTTCAGGACGGCAAAGCAGTAGCTGTTAACGAAGACGAATGCCTCGGTTGTGAATCCTGTATCGAAGTTTGCGAACAGGATGCTATCACCATCGAAGAGCAGTAAGAAACTCTTCTTCAGTGAAGTTTTAAAGGCGGGAATCAGGGTCTATCCCAGATTCCCGCCTGCTCTTTAATTAAAGGTCAACGAATTTTGCATATTCAGCGGACCAGCCTGCCGGAGCCGGATTTTATTTTCTCCTTCCCCTCTCTCCTTCCCATTTTTATGCGCCCCCGGAACGCAGCTGCGCCGCACGATTGGACAACCATGCGGGACATGGTCCAATAAAATCATTAATTATTTTCATGCAGCCAATTGACTGCTGAACAATAATACTTAGCTTATACGAGTTTGGGCGGAACTTTCCGTCAAAGCTCTGAACATATTTTTCACGGAGGTTTTGCTTTGGAGTTCAAAGAAATTTTTCAAAAATATGAAGCTCTTGTCGCGGAAGTAGACAAGACTTTTAATAAGATATCCGAACAGACAGAAGAAGGCATCAACTGTGCAAAAGGTTGCAGCGAATGTTGCCACGCACTCTTCGATCTGACCCTTGTTGAAGCGATCTACATAAACCGCAAGTTCAACGAAAAATACAGCGGTATGGAACGCTCCACAATCATGCAGGAAGCGGATAAAGCGGACAGACTGATCCACAAAGTCAAAAGAAGGGCTTTCAAGGCCAGCCAGTCCGGTGCCTCCACAGCAGAAATCCTCAAGGAAGTTTCCATGTCGCGGGTTAAATGTCCGTTCCTGAAAGAAAGCAACCTTTGCGCTCTTTACGATTTCAGACCACTGACCTGCCGCATTTACGGTGTCCCCATGAATATCGGCGGTCAGGCTCACTCCTGTCAGAAATCAGGCTTCACTCCTGGCAAAGCATACCCCACCATCAACATGGACACCCTGCAGTCAAAACTGATGCAGCTCAGTGAAGAGCTGGCCGCTTCCATCAACTCATCCTTGAAGGAACTCCCGGGAGTCCTGGTTCCTCTGTCCATGGCCCTGCTGACCGATTACACACCGGAATACCTCGGTGCCAACACCGGCGACAAAGTGGAAGAAACCCCGGCCCCGGCTGCTGAATCTTCCGAAACATGTGGAACTTGCGACAAAGACAAGTCTGCATGCGCCAGCTGCAACTATTCTGTAGAATTAGGTGCAGTCACTAAGTAACCAGCACAGGAGAATCTGATGGGCACACTTACCCAGGAAGAAATTGAAGAACAAAAACGATACATGTACGACAAACTTTCACCGCGCAGGCGCAAATTTGTCGACAAGATCGGATATGAGGAATGGGAGCCCTTCGCTAAACCTTTTGATCCCATCGACCTGCGTAAGGACATAACAGGAAGAACTTCGCAGCAGCTTTGTGAAGAATTCATCCGTGAAGTCCACGCTAGCCGAAACTCCGAGTACGCACAGGCAGCTGCCGAATTCGGTGTCATGCTGGTCATGAACTTCGAAAAAGTACGACCCATTTATGACTTTTGTGTCTGGTATGACGAACTGCTCAAAAAAGAAGGTAAGAGCATTTAAGCTTTTCCTGTTGCCACAGCCAAGTGATAATGACTTAAACTTTTATAAATATCAGAGGTTTTTCCATGCAGAAATTTGATAATATTGATGATTATATTGCGGATCTTAAAAAGAAAAAAGAAGCCAGCCCCACCTGTAGTAATACCCGTTACAACCTCGGCGTTGCACATCTCGCAAAAAGAGATTTCATGGAAGCTGAGCGGGAATTCCTCGTAGCAATCGACGAATCTCCCAAAATGGCGGAAGCATACGTGCAGCTCGGCGGTATAGCAATGCAGCGTGGTGACCTTGAAGGCTGTCTGCGTTACAATATTACCGCAACCCAGCAGCGTCCTTTCTTTGCTGTCCCCTGGGGAAATATCGGCTATGTATACATGGAACAGGGAGAAACCGATAAAGCTATCAAAGCTCTAAAGCGCGCCATTAAGTACGACCCCAACTTCGTACAGGCCCTCTCCACTCTCGGCGCTGCCTACTTTAACGAAGGTGAACTCGACGACTGTATCGAAGTCTGCGAAAAAGCCCTTAAACTGGCTGATAACTTCGGACCTGCATGGAACAACCTTGCTCTCTGCTACACCGAAAAAGAAGACTTCAAAAAAGCTATCGAGTGCGTTGATAAAGCCATTGAAACCGGCTTTGACGTTTCTGAAGACTTCCTCAAGGAACTCGAGCAGTACCGCTAGAACAAGATTTAGAATGCCTCAATATAAGGCTCTCCGGTTTCTATGCCGGAGAGCCTTTTTATTTAAAAAACAAAATTCAAGCAGCTACTCCCCCCTCGTAAATAAAAACGAATTATGCTAATATGGCGTAAAAGTAATTTGATGCAAAAAACACGGCACACTGAGCACGTCTGCCTTTAGCGATCCACTCCATAACGGCATTACCGGATTCATATGCATAACGCAGTTGACTTACTCACCTTCGGCGGCATCGTCTGCTTCATTATCGCCATTCTGCACATTGTAATAATTGTTGCAGGCCCCAAGGCTTACCGATATTTCGGGGCTGGAGAAGATTTAAGCAAGCTTGCGGAAAAAAACTCGCCTATACCTGCATTATTGACCGCCTTTATAGCAACAGTCATAGCGGTATTCGGCCTGTACGCATTTTCCGGTGCCGGAAAATTCGTAAGGCTCCCACTGCTGGGTCCGATACTGGTCATTATCGGATCAATCTTCAGTTTCAGGGGGTTGGTTCTGCCTGTCCAGCTTTTCGGCCTGCTTAAAAATCCACACAAGGCGGACACAAAAGAAATACTGTTTTCGCTGATAGCATTGGTCACCGGAGCCTGCATTCTTTTCGGCACGACTCTAAACTGGAACTTCATTTTTCAAGGCTGAGAGCTGTTACGGAAAACCAGAGGGACATAACCTTTATACATCACAACAAGCCTAAAAAACAATTTTCATATCTGCCGAGAATTATGGACAAAGCTGGCGGCAATCTGTAAATTGTAACAAAAGAGATCCTGCCGATATGCAGGTTACAATCAGCTGAAATAAACTGTTAACTATTGTTTTTTTATATTTCTTTGATATTCTTGACTGGTACACACAAATTCGGAGGATTAAATGGCACTCAGCAAATTAGCAGGACAACCCGCACCGGCGGAAATCCTGGAAAACATACCTAGATTAGTATCAGCTTACTACGCAATAAAACCTGATCCTTCCGTTGATTCCCATCTGGTAGCATTCGGGACCTCCGGGCACAGAGGTTCTTCTCTTGACGGCTCTTTCAACGAAGACCATATTTGCGCCATCGCCCAGGCAATCAGCGAATATAGAAAGTCCATGGGCTTCACCGGTCCTCTCTTCATGGGTAAGGACCCCCACGCACTCTCTGAGCCGGCACAGATTTCTGCTCTTGAAGTTTTTGCTGCAAACGATGTAACCGTGCTGCTGAACGATAAAGGTTACACACCTACACCGGCTATATCCCACGCAATTCTTGCCTACAATAAAGGACGCAAAGACGGTTTTGCTGACGGAGTTGTAATCACACCGTCCCACAACCCCCCGCGAGACGGAGGCTTTAAGTACAACCCACCCAGTGCCGGTCCGGCAGGAACAGCCATCACCCGCACTATTCAGGACCGTGCCAATGAAATCCTCAAAAACGGCCTCAAAGATGTTAAACGCATACCCTTCAGCCGTGCCCTCGCCGCTGACACAAGTAAAGAATTTGATTTCATCACGCCGTATGTGAATGATCTTGAAAACATACTGGACATGGAAGCTATCGCTTCTGCCGGGCTCAGCATCGGCGTAGATCCTCTCGGTGGTGCGGCAATTGATTACTGGGAACCCATTGCCGAAAGATACGGCCTGAACATGATCGTGGTGAACAAGAAGGTCGATCCTGCGTTCTCTTTCATGCACGTGGACAAAGACGGCAAAATCCGTATGGATTGTTCCTCGCCATATGCCATGGCAGGTCTCATTGAACTTAAAGACAAATACGATATTTCTTTTGCCAATGACCCTGATACCGACAGGCACGGTATTGTCACCAAAAGCCGCGGACTAATGAACCCTAACCATTATCTGGCCGTAGCAATTGAATATCTCTACAAACACAGACCGCTGTGGAGTGACAAACTGACTGTCGGCAAGACCCTTGTTTCCAGCTCCATGATCGACCGAGTGGCGAACTCCATTAACCGTCCGCTTATGGAAGTCCCGGTCGGCTTTAAGTGGTTCGTCGAACCGCTTCTGGACGGAACCTGCGGCTTTGGTGGAGAAGAGAGTGCCGGTGCATCCTTCCTGCGCAAAGACGGAACCGTATGGACTACCGATAAAGACGGTATCATCATGAACCTGCTGGCCGCAGAAATAACCGCTATAACCGGCAAAGATCCCGGGGAGCACTACACCGCACTTGAAAAAGAGTTCGGTCATCCGGTATATAAACGCATTGATACTCCGGCCACTGAAGAACAGAAGAAAGCATTCAGCATTCTTACCCCGGATATGGTCAAAGCGAAGACTCTTGCCGGGGAAACAATCGAAGAACGCCTTACAGCAGCTCCCGGAAACGGAGAGGCCATAGGCGGACTCAAGATTGTCACCGAGCATGGCTGGTTCGCCGCTCGCCCTTCGGGAACAGAATCAATTTACAAGATTTACGCGGAATCATTCAAAGGTCTTGCGCATCTGGTGGCCATTCAGGAAGAAGCCGCCAAGATCGTCAATGCGGCCTTTGAAGTGGCTCTTAAGTAAACAACAAAACAGAAATAAAAAAGAGCAGCCAGCTAAACGCAGGCTGCTCTTTTTTTATTTATCAGACAAATATAAATTTATTTTCTCAGCTCGGCACAAACCTTAGCTGCTTCAGCTTCAAAAAAAGCGAGCTGCTCATGCACACCGCTCAAATCTTCATCGATCAGATTTTTCTCCAGAAGAATAGCTGCTTCACGGGCACGTGGTGCACAAATTGCGGCACAGCTGCTTTTCATAGTGTGCACAATTCTGCGTGCCATACTAGTATCTTTGCCAAGCGCTTCTTTAAGAGTAAGAATCTCGTCCTGCACATCCTTCAAAAAGAGGGAGCAAAGCTCTGCGTACAGCTCAGTATCGCCCTGATACATGGCCGCCGCTTTTTCACGGTCGACAACTTTCACTGAGCTGACTGTTGGTTCTACGGCTTTGCGCACATCAACAGTGCCTCCACTCATGACACGGAAAATTGTTTCCTGCAGAGACAGATATTGAACGGGCTTGGCTATATAGCTATCCATTCCGGCCTTCGCACACCGATCCTTGACGCCCGACATGGCATGTGCAGACATGGCGATAATTGGGATATTTCGTGCGGCATCACCTGACTTTCCCTCACGGATAGCTTTCGCAGCACTGAATCCATCCATTTCAGGCATCTCAAGATCCATCAGAACCAGATCAACATCAATCCCCGAAAGCATACTGACCGCTTCAA is part of the Maridesulfovibrio sp. genome and harbors:
- a CDS encoding aminopeptidase, with product MLTKEQLDKYVEALWWGLTTARTKPYEKGDLIMVRYEAEALPLAEAVFKRLIAEGLNPVPRMTLTPEMEKSFYGDGNDDQLRYIAPGEEEFTKGLNGLIVLLAPSSLTHLAGVDPSRMGKCAVARKFLRDIMEKREQGGELGWTLCSYPTKALAQSAGLSLEEFTAQVVKACYLDEEDPAACWKGVFDKASEVKDWLNSLDIESYRVVSKDMDLTVKHGDLRQWIGVSGHNIPSFELFISPDWRGTSGVYYADQPSYRSGNYVEGVRIVFENGVAREITAKEGEEFVKKQLAMDEGASKLGEFSLTDRRFSRIDKFMANTLYDENYGGEFGNCHVAVGSSYADTYAGDQAELNETLKEELGYNTSALHWDLVNTQDKSVYATLKDGSEVLIYRSGEFQV
- a CDS encoding ferredoxin, giving the protein MSYVITIDTDKCNGDGECVDVCPTEVYELQDGKAVAVNEDECLGCESCIEVCEQDAITIEEQ
- a CDS encoding YkgJ family cysteine cluster protein, giving the protein MEFKEIFQKYEALVAEVDKTFNKISEQTEEGINCAKGCSECCHALFDLTLVEAIYINRKFNEKYSGMERSTIMQEADKADRLIHKVKRRAFKASQSGASTAEILKEVSMSRVKCPFLKESNLCALYDFRPLTCRIYGVPMNIGGQAHSCQKSGFTPGKAYPTINMDTLQSKLMQLSEELAASINSSLKELPGVLVPLSMALLTDYTPEYLGANTGDKVEETPAPAAESSETCGTCDKDKSACASCNYSVELGAVTK
- a CDS encoding tetratricopeptide repeat protein; translation: MQKFDNIDDYIADLKKKKEASPTCSNTRYNLGVAHLAKRDFMEAEREFLVAIDESPKMAEAYVQLGGIAMQRGDLEGCLRYNITATQQRPFFAVPWGNIGYVYMEQGETDKAIKALKRAIKYDPNFVQALSTLGAAYFNEGELDDCIEVCEKALKLADNFGPAWNNLALCYTEKEDFKKAIECVDKAIETGFDVSEDFLKELEQYR
- the pgm gene encoding phosphoglucomutase (alpha-D-glucose-1,6-bisphosphate-dependent), with amino-acid sequence MALSKLAGQPAPAEILENIPRLVSAYYAIKPDPSVDSHLVAFGTSGHRGSSLDGSFNEDHICAIAQAISEYRKSMGFTGPLFMGKDPHALSEPAQISALEVFAANDVTVLLNDKGYTPTPAISHAILAYNKGRKDGFADGVVITPSHNPPRDGGFKYNPPSAGPAGTAITRTIQDRANEILKNGLKDVKRIPFSRALAADTSKEFDFITPYVNDLENILDMEAIASAGLSIGVDPLGGAAIDYWEPIAERYGLNMIVVNKKVDPAFSFMHVDKDGKIRMDCSSPYAMAGLIELKDKYDISFANDPDTDRHGIVTKSRGLMNPNHYLAVAIEYLYKHRPLWSDKLTVGKTLVSSSMIDRVANSINRPLMEVPVGFKWFVEPLLDGTCGFGGEESAGASFLRKDGTVWTTDKDGIIMNLLAAEITAITGKDPGEHYTALEKEFGHPVYKRIDTPATEEQKKAFSILTPDMVKAKTLAGETIEERLTAAPGNGEAIGGLKIVTEHGWFAARPSGTESIYKIYAESFKGLAHLVAIQEEAAKIVNAAFEVALK